The Calliopsis andreniformis isolate RMS-2024a chromosome 10, iyCalAndr_principal, whole genome shotgun sequence nucleotide sequence aGAAATCAAAAAGGCTGTAAGTGCCAAAGTTAAAGTTCTGAGGAAAACAATTTACTGATATTGGCCTTTATATAAACATTCTTTTTATGAGGAAAAAAACCAATTCTTTCTTTAAATGGCATTTACAGACTTGTTTATTTCCACTTTTCAATTATTCTAGATGCAATGTACCGATTAACATCAATGGAATCAGAACCTGTACTTTTTTTGGTGAACAGAGTCGAGTGGGGAAGAAAGCAAACGAAAACTGATGCAGATCTGTACGACTTAATGATGCTAAGGGAAAAGTATGAGAGTAACAGAGTTTTAATCGTGTGGAAAAAGGTTCAGGTGGTTTCAAAATCGAAATCAAGGCGGTCTTGTTGATTCAATCATTTAGGTTTCGTCCCTCTCGACCCGTTTCGCCTCAAGAGAGCAGGTCTCCCGGTTTCGTTCACTAAAATAAACCGAATCGAAGTTTGGCACGATCATTTAGTTTTACGTACCGTGTGCGCCTGCCCAACAAACCCTTGGGAATTATTTCGGTCCTCAGCCATCGTGCTATCCCCTAAAAATGAccaataatttaatataattataaaataagatTATTATAAAGGTCTGCCTTCGATTGGCGGAACTGGGGACTTGGATTCGACCACTAGAGTGTCATGAGACACTGCGTTCGAATTCGTGACATTCGTTCAGTGGTCCTACTAATGCAAAGTGTTTgtatgaatatatatatataaacgtctgttatatttataacgtTATGTCGAATTTCTGTCTCGTCTAACACATACATATGGCTGTAATTAAATACACCCATATGTgtctgtatatgtatatatatacatataatacatatatatatacgtaCACCCGTCGAAAGGTTGAATGAACTATTCTACTTTCTCTGCAACTCGACATACTTTCTTGATATTCGCGACGACTCCAGATAATATTTTCCAAATTTCTTTCtgcagtttcatttatttttgccATCGTGCGAAAAGAAGAATTCTACGATAGCTTCAACTCTCTTCTATTCCCTGAATAACAGTTTCCACGAATAGTCGGATGCTTCAACGAAGAAACAAAAAGAAACAGAACGTGGAAAGCTACGCGTTCCTTGCATGCGCCTAAATATTTCCTACATCTCCAATAGATTTTCCGACTTGTATGCAAATAGAATACGAAGAAACGCTGCCGTTTATCGTCTTCTGAATATAAATGTCTGGTAACAGTACTAGCCAAGATTCTGCTGTGCTCTTGTCGTTAATACAGAGAATAATCGAAGATCGTGGATATCAGATATCATGGATAATTATGTCTCAGTTAATCGAGACTCTACTCtattcagaagcaaaaaaattgTGTTGGCTGATATCTCCATCTCACGTAGCACCTATGCTCTCAACTTTCTCTCTCCTTGCTTTCTCTGTTCCACGCGTTTCGCGGCGCCGGAAAATAACGAAGGGACGAAAGGGGAGGCGTCATTGTTTCTCTTCCGCTACCACAGCTTGTGGAAAAGATTACGTAGTTCTGCGCGCAATAGCGACTCTTTTGAAACGGCTAAATATAAACGGGGTTCCGTCTACCATCGGTATCGCGGCTACCGAAATACACCTGACTCTACGCTTTTCCGTTCGCTTCGTTGTTCGCCGATGACGAAATCGCGAAAATCACGTTTCACCGCGACTCCCAGACGTCTCGATATCGCTACACGCGACAGGCGATTTACGTAATTCCTCTGCCTTTTTTCCTGCCTCAGCAAAACTGATCCCGTGCTCTGAATCAATTTCAAGAAATACAGCGATCGAATTGCGTTATCTTCCAGCGATAAGCCGACGATAATTCAGCGTAAACctccaatcaatcctcagtatatcttatttctttttttaaggaAATTCGAAAAATTTGTTTGCAATATCTGTGCACGTGTTTTCGTCGTTTTGGAGACCTAGGCAAAAAGGGAGGACTACTTATTAATTTGATTTAGAAATTGGGTAAAAAATATAGAGGTATTTTATAAAAAACAAAGCTGCCAAATGTGAAGCTAGTTGGATGAACTGTTTTGAGGATCTGCTGGTTTCCATCTGACAAGATCCTAACATGGCAGTGGATAATGTATCACTCTTCCATCTCGTTAATTTAAGTAATAAAAACTGTGAAAAAATAAGATTGGAATGTTACTTGAAGTAACCTCAAACAATCCTGATATTTTATTCAATAAATGTCATACGACAGAAGTTATAAATTTACCTATGCTTCTAGACCTTCAAGGTGCTACACCTTCTGAAAAATTAAGAAGTCTGTAGTTTGACATCACGTCTACTAAACAAATAAGGAACAATAGTGAATGATTAATGAATTGCAATCAAAGAACGACTCGAATTTCATCCGTAATTTGTTCACCGAATAAAACTGTACTCCAAGGTCCCTCAACACTGCAAAAAGAACAGAAAACGAGaataaataaattgaataaaagAAGCAAGGTTTTTACCAAAAATGAAACTACTGTCATTTTAACCCTGCCGTACGGTTTTCGTTACTccgaacatttcttccatccatCACTATTCTATCATTATAATCTCTTTCCTTTACAGCTTAACCATTTGAAATCCTacatatttctaaaaaattgcAAATGGGTCATTTTGACCCATCCGGTCTCGTTGAAACAAGCCGGACGCGCGCGCGCGTAAGAAAGTCAAAGACGAGAAAAAGGAGGGAGGATCTCGGTGGGAGAAAATGAAAGAGCAAAAACGGGATTGCAGCTACGTCGGGTACACACCTCTGCTAGGAAGTGTTGCGCGTCGAGTGTTCGCAGCGCCTCCGTCGTTGGCTGTTCTTCCGCGATGCAGCGACAAATGATCTACTCTGATGAAATTCCACTCGTTCCTTCGCCCTTCCCTGGAAAATTCATCCAGACGAGCCAAAGAAAACTGCCCCCGATACTCGTCCCGTGTCCCTTCGCCCACCGTAGAATAAAGTCTCTCGGCGGCTGGTTCTTTCCCTCGAGAGCATAATCAACGAGCTCTTCCAACGAGCAATCGGGCCAATCCTTACTCTAAAGCCTTTCTTGAACAACACATGGCTCCTAAAGGAACCGCTCGTGCAGAGGAACGAGCACGCTCGCGAACCAAGTACTCATCTACGATCACTTTGACACTAGTTTGACCAGCCTGACTCTCGAGCTTAAGTCGAGGGAATAAATAGCAGGTCGAAGGCGACACTCACGTCAATCGAATCGACGCTACAGTTCACCTGCACGGGTCAGCTTGAGCTTCCACTCCTACCTTCTGTTCTCTCTTGAATTTCGTTAAACAAGAAACTTGCACATGTTAGGTTCCACCGTTTCGCTCCTTTCTAGAGAGTGCCACTTCACGCGAGACACAATACGACACAGCGCGATACGGTACAGTAACATGGCGGCCTAACTGAGCCGAGCATACCGACGACGAGTCAGTTCGTGAAGATAACCAGTGGACATTGGTGGATAGTTATCCTCGGTGCCCGCGACGCGCACTTGCACGGTTTCGAGGGTTTCAGTGACCACTAACTGGGAAAGAAACGTCAAGAAACGTCAAGGAACGTTACTTCTGCGCCCGCCATTACTCCGAGCAGTCTTCCTCTTCCTTTCACCTCCTCTTTCCTCTCCAGTGCTTCCACTCCTTTCCGCCACTTCTTTTCTCTCCAGGCCATCCTTCCCGCCCCACCATACCGTTCGACAACCACCCTCCTCGCCCTTCCCGGTTAAAGTGTCTCCCACCACTTGTCGCGTCTGGTGTCTTATCAGAAGATGCGACAACGACCTCTCTCGGGAAGAATATTAACTGATGTACTGGATGTCGATAAAATAGAATGTGTGTTCTCTACTAGGGATAAGGTAGGAGACAAACTTATCGATTTAGGGATTTTTGTGACCCTAGGTAATTGCTTTATCGACTTAAAAATGGTAAAAAAGGGTTAACACCTGTTAACTGTAATTATCTTTCATTTTTTCCAAGAAAAAGAGAGTCTAATTTTCTACACTCATGTACCGTTATCTGCtattatttcttcttttagTAGAAGCAAGTGATGTTCGAAATTCGTAGTAATATATGAGAGGGTTTATTCACATGCGTGACCACAAAAAATCAATggttatttaatatttattaaacgcTACGTTCTATCACAATAAACTCTCTTCCTCGCAGCACGAGGCACGTATAGAAATATATGTGAACAAACACGAGCTAACATTCTACTAAAACGTAAATCGTTATTTCGAGAATGACGGGCGGGATCGTCATAAAAATTTGCACacccataagatacataattatTGTACAATGCATGgacatgtacatatatacaaGCTATATAGAAGTATAGTGGAAAACGTGAATCGAATCTCCTCGTTCAATTAGCTGGATATGTCGTAAAGGCGTCGAACTACAAACTACATATGTATTTGGTCCGATTCTTTTTTTAGTCCGATCCTGTTTCAAAAATATCTTTTCAAGCAGATCCAGTGTATGCAAGCGAGTATAGAACGTCAGTTTCTAATTATCCTATTTCGAATAACTTATGTTATCGTTTCAAAGAGGCCGGAGACAGTAAGAACCGTCGAAGCTTGATCACGAATTAAAAAGAGATTATATCGTAAGTACAGTGTGTACAAATTTGAAATTCATCGTACaagtatatattatttatattataatatttagcTTGGAAGTATTCTCTGGAAATTCGTAGGAATTCGTTCTTATTAAATTACACGCGTCTCTCATCTCTAATTATAGTTTCTAGCTAAAAAGTTAATGGTTTTATTTGTACTTACTGTTCTAAAAATTCATCGTTAATCATCCGCATCGATAAAGTACAGTTTTATTGCACTAACCGATTAGTTTTAATCTTCTACGAAAGCGACCGCGCGATGGTCgactcctctaatcctcaacttgACTTCTGCCAATGTTTAGTCGTGGTAGAAAAATATAAGGGAACGATGCAAATGACGAAATCAAAATTCAGGCTTGTCACGTAATTTTTTCGTGTTGCATACCGTTTATGCGATGCAATATGCAATTTTCTAAACGCATGCACGGTGAACAACACGAAAGACGTAGGAATGCATAGGGCGTCCTGCAATTTTGATACATCGTCAATTTCCTTCGCGATATAGCGATTATTTTATCtagaaatctaaaagaatacctAAAAACGCTTTGTTCGCTCATTTTTGCACGCTATTGACAAAAAAAAATGGTAGAACGCTTTCTTCCCACGCTCTCTTTCATTCACTTTAAACCACCTAACACCCATCGAGTAAGTACTATTGCTCCAACAATGAAATCTGCTCGTGAGCTTCACCATCGGAAATACTAAACGTTTCGACTCTCTTTCCCGGCTGGATTATCTTTTTTTGTCATAGCTTCGTATGCTTCACACTGTCTGTCCAGTAATTCTGTATTGTCATCGCCTCCAGCGAGTTTAGGAACGAGTCATTATCTAAGCTGTACATTTCCTCGGAATTATCCTGCAGAAAAAAAGACTACGTGAGCACATTTCCTTAGATAACTCGATCTTGTCTTTACTAATTTACTCACACGAATAGTGGAATCATCAATGTAACCAGAACTATCAGGATTGCTGCACTTGTCGCTGTTCAGCGTCTGTGGTGGATTCAAGTACCTACGCCTGCAACACGCCAATTTGTTATCAGGATTCTCTTTTTTCCTCTCGATTCGAGAGTCAGCAAACGGTCGTAGCCGAGTTAATTACCTGTACATAATGAATCCGAGGCTACCCATTGTGCTGAGCAAGACTACGGTCGCTAAGCAGCTTCCGGTAATAGCGGCGATATCTACCGTTGATTTTGAGGACCCCTCTTGCTTCAAGTTCTCGCCATTCCCGTTGTAATCGGAAAGGTGGTCCTCTTGCACCTGGTCTCTCTGGAAATCTTTAGGGAACGTGCTTCTGGCTCTGCTCAGCCGCGTGGATTCGCTTACTCCAACtggaatattcaaaattatacaGTCAGTATTACACGGATATTGCATGTGGAATTCGAAAATTCTTTTTTCACTAGCATCCTAGAGCTACCTTCAAGAATCGATGCAGCCGTGGCGAAGAGCTGGGGCTCGACGAATTCCTCGTCTATTTCAACATCGTCGTCGGATCTGTTGAACGTCCTGACACCAGAACTGCCAGCGGACGAAGAAAGGGAGGAGGACGAAGACGAGGAGGAGAGGAACGTCGAAGACTTCGTTTTGTTCAGTACCAGCCTGATTCTAGAGACCTCTTCCTGAAGAGGCAGCACCGTGAGATCCTCGACTTGGTCCACGCTACTGTTTCGGTTCCCATTATCATCCACTTTCTCCTCCTGCTCATACTTCGACCTGCTGCTCTTGTTAGTCGACAGGATCCACGTGATCTTGCTGTCTTTCTTCGTCACTGGATTTCGAACCCTATCCATATTATCTAGCACCCTTGGGGGAGTAGATCTACCTGAATCGGCGCTCGTTGTATTACTAACGTTTCTGGGGTAGTTCTGTTCTATAGGATTCGCGCTGGTTCCTATCACCATGTTCCCTCGAAGCTCCACAGCAGTCGATGCTATCGTGGTTGTCGACTGTCTGTCCAGGACCATTGCTGCGTTCGTGGGCGGATGAAGACCAATGGCTTTGGCCACGCGGAAGCTTTGATGTGTCTCTGGCCTTCCTCCTATGTCCACGTAGGATATTTCGGAAGTAGGGTCAGGGCTCAGGTGATCCTGCACCTGGTCTCGGGGCTCCGCTGTGCTTGATGGCACTGGGCTCCCTAAAATTACTATTAACAGAAGGCGAAGAATTACGTTTCAGATGCATATTTGTATGATGATTCATTTTTAGTCGATTCTGAAGGTTCACAGAGAAAAGAAAAGATtcgaaaaattgagaattttgaTGTTTCTAGTGTTCCCATAGTTCTAGAATTCCCTTAGTCTTAAAATTCCCTTAGCCCTGAAGTTTTTCTAGATCTCTGGAATTACTCTAGTTCTGAAATATTCCTATTTTTAGGATTCCCCTTGACCTAAAATTCTCCTAATTTTGAAATTCCCCTATTTTTAGAATTTCATATCGTATTCATAATTCATTACTTGAAGACTAGTCGGTAAATTATACATTACTCCAAGCGCCATATAAGGATCTCAAACGAGTGAAAAGAATTAAGGATCACTCTGAATCTGAAAGAGGCCTTGATCTTTCACGGAATAAGGCCCCTCGTGACTTTGCGTGTCCACGGTTCCGCCACGAATTTTATCTGGACCGTGAACACCAAGCCTCTAGCTGGGGTTTAGCGTTCATAGACGAGACGAGCTCGCGAACGCGCGTGAAAGGTGTGAAAAAGCGCGAGATGACGTCCTTCATTCTATCCGGCTACTATTCAGAACGCACCGAGAAATTGAGCAGTAACCCAGAACCAGTGCATCCACCAATGCAACGTCATCGCGTCATCTGCGTCTACCTGCAACAGAGAACAGCCTCGTGTTAGGAATCATAGATCAATTCTGCTTATGCAATGATCGCGGAAGTGAGCAGGGTATTTAGTGATGGAAGCTGAACGATACTTGTAATCTTTGAACCATGATTTTCTCagttatttcatttttatagaGCCATAATTCTTCGATACTTtttatattaaagattgaaagttgaatgaaTATAAATTATTGTGAGCTGGGTTAGGTCAGTTAAGCCttaaacaaaatatattatttttattttgatttaaTTTTCTTTGTATAGGATCATCCCCCGAGTTGCACCCTATCTTGCTGACGCCTCGTATTTGAGGAACGCATCAGCAGCTTTCGAAGCTCGTCGAGGTCGAATTTCAAGCATGTTCGAGTAAAATCCAGCCGAAGGTCAGCCTCAATGGGTAAGTATGGAAAGTGGAATGAAGCAAGGCTCGAGGAAACGAGTTCCTGGGATGCAGTTGCGCAATGCTTCTTGTCGCGAGCCACCTCGAGAGGTTGCATGTCGTTCAGGAAATACCTTTTCGTTGTTCCTGGACAGGACGCGACAGGACGTtgcttctttcttttctttcggCTGAAAACCCGTTAACCCTTCCACAGTGAAATGAAATTGTGAAGAGGAGTCCTCTTCACTTCCTTGAATCCTATTGGGTCAAAACGTAGAGAAGAACAAGGATGTACCACTCGACGATAAATTTCAACTTTTTCTGCAGATGTTTATGGcagattaaaagtaaaaccaTGAAGAAATCAGGTTCTTCCAGGAGATAAGAATTGAAAAATGACTCTCCATTTAGATGAGTTCTGATTCACTCCGAAAACCAAGTGGAACAAATTGCTACAGATTGCAACAACGTTTTCCATCAACGACTGAGTTCTCGACATCTGATTCATGTTCAAGGAATaatcacggtttactattaacGATCTAGCGAATGAGAGCGAATAATGTGCAGCGAAGGAGTATCTGGTCTAAAAACGAAGTGGCGCGATACTTCAGGAAGAAAAACGTGTAAAATATGCATGCAACGCGATTGATCATTAAAAATAAACTCAATAGAAATTCGCTCCGAATCCTGTTTTCATGTTTTATCGAAATACTCCCCTCTGAGTTGACCCCAATCCCTGTTCAACATACACAAAGCAGCAACCCCAGAACTCTTCCAAACTTCAGCTAGCACACCTTCCTGCAATCCATTTCTGCATCCCAGTCATCGTGAATAACGCAATTCCTCTCGCGTGTCCTATATCGCATGCCTTATCCGCATGATTCATCGATACGTTCGCTTTTATATAACTCGCGTGTTTGCGATCCGATAAGAAGAATACTTTGATCCTCCAAAGCCAGCAAGAGCGAGGATCCTTTTCTGAATCGAAACAGGTCAGTGTCAGATACGAGCCCCTTTTAGCCATGTTTTTACGGACACCTGAAAAGCCCTGACGTATCATTAATCCAATCGCCAGCATCTACCAATCGCTACTGCACTCAGACACGGAGCTATTAACACTGGAACTACTAGAGAGAAGAGTAAATCTTATCTGTACGATTATTTATCGTCTTTTTTCCAATTTAGAGCATctgaaatattcgaaaattcacCAAACTTCGCGAAATCATTAGAGAAAAAAATTTCCACTAAAAAGTAATGAAAAAAATCAACTACCATCAGAAAAATCCAGGTACACACTTTTTTCTTCAGAAATTCAATCAAAATCTGATGAACTGTGCCTAACTAAAATTATCCTGACCCTATCGAAGGCACTGGACCAAACTCTAACGAATGTCGAGTCGATTCTAGCGACCAACTGTGACGAAAACACGTTTACCGAGAATCTAGTGAGGCACACGTCCATTGAAACGTGAGCACAGAGTT carries:
- the LOC143185135 gene encoding uncharacterized protein LOC143185135, producing the protein MALSSVPATRTCTVSRVSVTTNWERNVKKRQGTLLLRPPLLRAVFLFLSPPLSSPVLPLLSATSFLSRPSFPPHHTVRQPPSSPFPVKVSPTTCRVWCLIRRCDNDLSREEY
- the LOC143185279 gene encoding uncharacterized protein LOC143185279 isoform X2; protein product: MVLDRQSTTTIASTAVELRGNMVIGTSANPIEQNYPRNVSNTTSADSGRSTPPRVLDNMDRVRNPVTKKDSKITWILSTNKSSRSKYEQEEKVDDNGNRNSSVDQVEDLTVLPLQEEVSRIRLVLNKTKSSTFLSSSSSSSSLSSSAGSSGVRTFNRSDDDVEIDEEFVEPQLFATAASILEVGVSESTRLSRARSTFPKDFQRDQVQEDHLSDYNGNGENLKQEGSSKSTVDIAAITGSCLATVVLLSTMGSLGFIMYRRRYLNPPQTLNSDKCSNPDSSGYIDDSTIRDNSEEMYSLDNDSFLNSLEAMTIQNYWTDSVKHTKL
- the LOC143185279 gene encoding uncharacterized protein LOC143185279 isoform X1, with protein sequence MTLHWWMHWFWVTAQFLVILGSPVPSSTAEPRDQVQDHLSPDPTSEISYVDIGGRPETHQSFRVAKAIGLHPPTNAAMVLDRQSTTTIASTAVELRGNMVIGTSANPIEQNYPRNVSNTTSADSGRSTPPRVLDNMDRVRNPVTKKDSKITWILSTNKSSRSKYEQEEKVDDNGNRNSSVDQVEDLTVLPLQEEVSRIRLVLNKTKSSTFLSSSSSSSSLSSSAGSSGVRTFNRSDDDVEIDEEFVEPQLFATAASILEVGVSESTRLSRARSTFPKDFQRDQVQEDHLSDYNGNGENLKQEGSSKSTVDIAAITGSCLATVVLLSTMGSLGFIMYRRRYLNPPQTLNSDKCSNPDSSGYIDDSTIRDNSEEMYSLDNDSFLNSLEAMTIQNYWTDSVKHTKL